The following proteins are encoded in a genomic region of Natronorubrum halophilum:
- a CDS encoding ArgE/DapE family deacylase: MATYRDASDAVDARRDEIVEFLSEFVSIPTENPPGRAYRDGSEFLQRELNDHGYDIEDVSVPRDVVERHYPDRADHPRTNVLGHRRYGDGPTLHFTGHFDVVPAGADWTRDPYDPVLEDGNLYGRGTSDMKSGIAASLLAVDALEAIDADLSGTITQSMTVDEETGGFTGLGYLVDEGYFADTDYCIYTECFDSSRVCLGHRGVLKFTVTSKGEKAHGCMAHDGENAIASMTEFLSRIDEYRETLHARTTDLPVTPPESRRADISATMVDAGYSENVIPDRCSATFYRVLVPGESVADARSEIESLMATAQDATGATFEYDEIMFAAPAEVPRDCTVSRTVARHVERRHGDVEFVVSPGSDDQRFVVNDAGIENCVVYGPGLLEQAHVEDEYVPVDEVITAAKVMAATAMDLLGDAGAT, translated from the coding sequence ATGGCGACCTATCGGGACGCGTCCGATGCGGTCGACGCCCGACGGGACGAGATCGTCGAGTTCCTCTCCGAATTCGTTTCGATTCCCACGGAAAACCCGCCCGGCCGCGCGTATCGCGACGGGTCGGAATTCCTCCAGCGCGAACTGAACGACCACGGCTACGACATCGAGGACGTGTCCGTCCCGCGCGATGTCGTCGAACGTCACTATCCGGACCGGGCGGACCACCCCCGCACGAACGTTCTCGGACACCGACGCTACGGCGACGGGCCGACGCTGCACTTCACCGGCCACTTCGACGTCGTCCCGGCCGGTGCCGACTGGACCCGCGATCCGTACGATCCAGTCCTCGAGGACGGGAACCTCTACGGACGCGGTACGAGCGACATGAAGTCGGGCATCGCCGCGAGCCTGCTCGCGGTCGACGCGCTCGAGGCCATCGACGCGGACCTCTCGGGAACGATCACCCAGAGCATGACCGTCGACGAGGAGACCGGCGGCTTCACCGGCCTCGGCTACCTCGTCGACGAGGGCTACTTCGCGGACACCGACTACTGCATCTATACGGAGTGTTTCGACTCCTCGCGGGTCTGCCTCGGCCACCGCGGCGTGTTGAAGTTCACGGTGACGTCGAAAGGGGAGAAAGCCCACGGCTGTATGGCACACGACGGCGAGAACGCGATCGCGTCGATGACCGAGTTCCTCTCGCGGATCGACGAGTACCGCGAGACGCTCCACGCGCGGACGACCGACCTCCCGGTCACGCCGCCCGAATCCCGTCGAGCGGATATCTCGGCCACGATGGTCGACGCCGGCTACTCCGAGAACGTCATCCCGGACCGCTGTTCGGCGACGTTCTACCGGGTTCTGGTCCCCGGCGAATCGGTCGCGGACGCGCGGTCGGAGATCGAGTCCCTCATGGCGACCGCGCAAGATGCGACCGGGGCGACGTTCGAGTACGACGAAATCATGTTCGCAGCGCCCGCCGAGGTTCCCCGCGACTGTACCGTCAGTCGAACCGTCGCGCGGCACGTCGAACGCCGTCACGGCGACGTCGAGTTCGTCGTCTCACCCGGCTCCGACGACCAGCGATTCGTCGTCAACGACGCCGGCATCGAGAACTGCGTCGTCTACGGCCCCGGCCTCCTCGAGCAGGCCCACGTCGAAGACGAATACGTTCCCGTCGACGAAGTCATCACGGCGGCGAAGGTGAT
- a CDS encoding SDR family NAD(P)-dependent oxidoreductase, which yields MNHAENVVVVTGAGSGMGRAVARRFGTSGAAVACVDLERDSATETAREIRDEDGDAIAIEADVSDASDVESMIDRTVDAFGQLDVLHNNAGIPQRDTPVEDVAEETWDRILDVNLKSAFLGTKYAVPHLQERGGVILNTASTAAIRPRTGLSAYVASKGGMVSLTKQLAHELAPEIRVNAICPVATDTPMLESFAGDELSVDGMASTIPMERLATPRDVAGAAVFLASDDAAMITGTALEVDGGRDI from the coding sequence ATGAATCACGCGGAGAACGTCGTCGTCGTCACCGGGGCCGGTTCCGGGATGGGGCGGGCGGTCGCCCGACGGTTTGGAACGAGCGGTGCCGCGGTCGCGTGCGTCGATCTCGAGCGCGATAGTGCGACGGAGACCGCCCGGGAGATCCGGGACGAGGACGGCGACGCGATCGCTATCGAAGCGGACGTTTCGGACGCGTCCGACGTCGAATCGATGATCGACCGCACCGTCGACGCGTTCGGGCAACTCGACGTGCTCCACAACAACGCGGGGATCCCACAGCGGGACACGCCGGTCGAAGACGTCGCGGAAGAGACGTGGGACCGGATACTCGACGTCAACCTCAAGAGCGCGTTTCTCGGGACGAAATACGCCGTTCCCCATCTCCAAGAGCGCGGCGGCGTCATCCTCAACACCGCGTCGACGGCCGCGATCCGGCCGCGAACGGGGCTCTCCGCGTACGTCGCCTCGAAAGGCGGCATGGTCTCGCTCACGAAGCAACTGGCGCACGAACTCGCGCCGGAGATCCGGGTCAACGCGATCTGTCCCGTCGCGACCGACACGCCAATGCTCGAGTCGTTCGCGGGAGACGAACTGAGCGTCGACGGGATGGCGTCGACCATCCCGATGGAGCGGCTGGCGACGCCACGGGACGTCGCCGGCGCAGCCGTCTTCCTCGCCAGCGACGACGCGGCGATGATCACCGGGACCGCCCTCGAGGTCGACGGAGGTCGGGATATCTGA
- a CDS encoding aldehyde dehydrogenase family protein has protein sequence MDQPGVSFEDEYGLHIDGRFTPPSDGEYQPTRDPATGEPIASVAVGTVEDVDRAVSVAREAAAEWRDVPPDERGRLVHRVGELVDDNAEELAAIESADQGKPLSQARSDVAGARRYFEYYAGAADKLEGRSVPVGPDQVDFTVREPYGVSAQVTPWNFPGNLFARGVAPALVAGNAVVVKPAPQTALSTLRLAALCAEAGLPDGVVNVVTGFGDPTGEALVSHENVDTITFTGSVETGQHIMKRAAETITPVTLELGGKNPAIVFPDADLDAVADHITTGIFTNAGQVCSAVDRLLVHESIHDELLDRIVRIAEGYEIGPGWNDPDLGPLVSEEHLERVHEYIDVGREAGATLVTGGASLDRPGYFIEPTVFTDVTPEMRIAREEIFGPVLSVFRFTDEREAIALANGVEYGLAAGVFTSEITRAHRMSRDLEAGTVYVNAWFGETNQTPFGGYKRSGIGREKGLEALDSYLQTKNIAIGLEDEADSLPGA, from the coding sequence ATGGATCAGCCAGGTGTTTCCTTCGAAGACGAGTACGGCCTTCACATCGATGGACGTTTTACACCGCCGTCCGACGGCGAGTATCAGCCGACTCGCGATCCGGCAACCGGGGAGCCGATCGCGTCGGTGGCAGTAGGGACTGTCGAAGACGTCGACCGCGCAGTGTCCGTCGCGCGCGAAGCCGCTGCCGAGTGGCGAGACGTTCCGCCGGACGAACGCGGACGGCTCGTCCACCGCGTCGGCGAACTCGTCGACGACAACGCCGAGGAGCTCGCCGCGATCGAGAGCGCAGATCAGGGGAAGCCGCTTTCGCAGGCGCGAAGCGACGTCGCGGGCGCGCGGCGGTATTTCGAGTACTACGCGGGAGCCGCCGACAAACTCGAGGGCCGGAGCGTTCCCGTCGGCCCGGATCAGGTCGATTTCACGGTCCGCGAGCCCTACGGCGTGAGCGCGCAGGTGACGCCGTGGAACTTCCCGGGGAACCTCTTCGCGCGCGGCGTCGCCCCGGCGCTGGTCGCCGGCAACGCCGTCGTCGTCAAACCCGCGCCACAGACGGCGCTCTCGACGTTGCGCCTCGCGGCGCTGTGTGCCGAGGCGGGCCTCCCCGACGGCGTCGTCAACGTCGTGACCGGCTTCGGCGATCCGACCGGCGAAGCGCTCGTTTCACACGAGAACGTGGACACGATCACGTTTACCGGAAGCGTCGAGACGGGCCAACACATCATGAAACGAGCGGCGGAGACGATTACGCCGGTGACGCTCGAGTTGGGCGGAAAGAATCCCGCGATCGTCTTCCCGGACGCCGATCTCGACGCGGTCGCAGATCACATCACGACCGGGATCTTTACGAACGCCGGACAGGTGTGTTCCGCGGTCGACCGCCTCCTCGTGCACGAGTCGATCCACGACGAACTGCTCGATCGCATCGTTCGCATCGCCGAGGGGTATGAAATCGGTCCCGGCTGGAACGACCCCGATCTCGGCCCGCTGGTTTCCGAAGAGCACCTCGAGCGGGTCCACGAATACATCGACGTCGGACGAGAAGCGGGCGCGACGCTCGTCACCGGTGGAGCGTCGCTCGATCGACCGGGATACTTCATCGAGCCGACCGTGTTTACCGACGTGACGCCGGAGATGCGGATCGCCCGCGAGGAGATCTTCGGACCGGTTCTCAGCGTGTTTCGCTTCACCGACGAACGAGAGGCGATCGCGCTCGCTAACGGTGTCGAGTACGGTCTCGCGGCGGGCGTGTTCACGAGCGAGATCACGCGGGCGCACCGGATGAGCCGCGACCTCGAGGCCGGAACCGTCTACGTGAACGCGTGGTTCGGAGAGACGAACCAGACGCCGTTCGGCGGATACAAACGGAGCGGGATCGGCCGCGAGAAGGGGCTCGAAGCGCTCGATTCGTATCTCCAGACGAAAAACATCGCGATCGGACTCGAGGACGAGGCAGATAGTCTTCCGGGAGCGTAA
- a CDS encoding M20 family metallopeptidase has product MPSAVRDELEALIAALVEIETENPPGNEAACAEYIREWFADRGIDAELVTEPYPDRPQVGVRVGDGDPALVLNGHIDVVPAGDREQWEYDPYGAVIEDGSLYGRGSVDMKTGVAIGMLATAQFADDIESGELPGSIVFQAAIGEETAEPGTKTLLESGYDGDYGVVLEPTDLRTGTSEKGLAWYDVHVTGEPSHASRPDQGANAIVRAQPVLDALAEYDETVRDRTDELVGRAYATVTMLKAGTKENVVPERATITIDRRFLPAETIEDIDAEIDAILAEVESAHDVETSWERTRTYESAAIDPNSPLAAVFRRRSATVADVPTEPWGINASTDVRNFINDAGMDAITWGPGDISQAHTYDEHVDLEAAATGLEILLEAGREMLRGELE; this is encoded by the coding sequence ATGCCTAGCGCAGTACGCGACGAACTGGAGGCGCTCATCGCGGCGTTGGTCGAGATCGAGACGGAGAATCCGCCGGGCAACGAGGCCGCGTGTGCGGAGTACATCCGGGAGTGGTTCGCCGACCGCGGCATCGACGCCGAACTGGTCACCGAACCCTATCCCGACCGTCCCCAGGTCGGGGTGCGAGTGGGTGACGGCGATCCGGCGCTCGTGCTCAACGGTCACATCGACGTCGTCCCCGCCGGGGACCGCGAGCAGTGGGAGTACGACCCGTACGGCGCGGTGATCGAAGACGGGTCGTTGTACGGACGAGGCAGCGTCGACATGAAGACGGGCGTCGCGATCGGGATGCTCGCCACCGCGCAGTTCGCCGACGATATCGAGTCGGGCGAACTGCCGGGTTCGATCGTCTTCCAGGCGGCGATCGGCGAAGAAACCGCCGAACCGGGGACGAAGACGTTGTTAGAGTCGGGTTACGACGGCGATTACGGCGTCGTACTCGAGCCCACCGATCTTCGGACCGGGACGAGCGAGAAGGGCCTCGCCTGGTACGACGTTCACGTCACCGGCGAGCCGTCGCACGCGAGTCGACCGGATCAAGGTGCGAACGCGATCGTCCGCGCACAACCGGTTCTCGACGCGCTCGCGGAGTACGATGAGACCGTCCGAGATCGGACTGACGAACTCGTGGGTCGAGCGTATGCGACGGTGACGATGCTCAAGGCCGGCACCAAAGAGAACGTCGTGCCGGAGCGAGCGACGATTACCATCGACCGGCGCTTCCTGCCGGCGGAAACCATCGAAGACATCGACGCGGAGATCGACGCCATCCTGGCCGAGGTCGAATCGGCGCACGACGTGGAGACGTCGTGGGAGCGCACTCGAACGTACGAATCGGCGGCGATCGATCCGAACAGTCCACTGGCGGCCGTCTTCCGACGGCGATCCGCAACGGTCGCGGACGTGCCGACTGAACCGTGGGGTATCAACGCCTCCACCGATGTCCGTAACTTCATCAACGACGCCGGAATGGACGCCATCACGTGGGGTCCCGGCGACATCTCGCAGGCTCACACGTACGACGAGCACGTCGACCTCGAAGCCGCAGCAACCGGCCTCGAAATCCTGCTCGAGGCCGGTCGAGAGATGCTGCGAGGCGAGCTCGAATAG
- a CDS encoding sodium:solute symporter family protein, protein MIDQIPGDANPYYLAAFVLYLLLVLGIGLWGYTKTDDVMDFWVFGQEMGPTLATWSLVANFVSSVSVIGFIGAVYVEGYSFMTHTIFGLMLGVSGLYFVVGRVRELNVLTLPDMIAKTTGYEIARPISGSVLLANGWLYLIMQLVGASLLVTTITGVPYEYMVWVIGVVFIIYTVLGGLVSVAWTDLLQAVVMVCAVVIALVYMISDMGSLTAINTEFAALDSAMVHPTHEGTYTALMIAATIVAFFGTIFTEQNMLVRIAATKDVRTAKIHLAGAGVILSVFYSVLILLGGATTVALLDSGLGVDDPDAAFPVLITDYVSTGIGVVIILAVMSAILSTTDTRLHSTGITTARDIYSYFKPDASERRLMRVSRVATVFFGVTATAAAVNPPGTIIELYQLRAVLLTSAFLLPVYVAIYWTDLDGRAVVTAIIGGAVLGLGTDLAGGGIGAIPSTFVGVGVAILILLAGHYLLSSSDKGGGVVTNN, encoded by the coding sequence ATGATTGATCAGATCCCGGGGGATGCGAACCCGTACTACCTTGCGGCGTTCGTCCTGTACCTGTTGCTCGTCCTCGGCATCGGCCTCTGGGGGTACACGAAGACGGACGACGTGATGGATTTCTGGGTGTTCGGACAGGAGATGGGGCCGACGCTGGCGACGTGGTCGCTCGTCGCGAACTTCGTCAGTTCGGTCAGCGTGATCGGGTTCATCGGTGCCGTGTACGTCGAGGGGTACTCGTTTATGACCCACACGATTTTCGGCCTGATGTTGGGCGTCAGCGGGTTGTACTTCGTCGTCGGACGGGTGCGCGAGCTCAACGTTCTGACGCTCCCGGACATGATCGCAAAAACCACTGGCTACGAGATCGCACGGCCGATCTCGGGGTCCGTGTTGCTCGCTAACGGATGGCTCTATCTGATCATGCAACTGGTCGGTGCGAGCCTCCTCGTGACGACGATCACCGGCGTCCCCTACGAGTACATGGTGTGGGTCATCGGCGTCGTGTTCATCATCTACACGGTTCTCGGAGGGCTCGTGAGCGTCGCTTGGACGGACCTCCTACAGGCCGTGGTGATGGTCTGTGCCGTGGTGATCGCGCTCGTCTACATGATATCCGATATGGGAAGTCTCACCGCGATCAATACGGAGTTCGCCGCGCTCGATTCCGCGATGGTTCATCCCACCCACGAGGGGACGTACACCGCGTTGATGATCGCGGCGACGATCGTCGCCTTCTTCGGAACGATCTTCACCGAACAGAACATGCTCGTGCGAATCGCCGCGACCAAGGACGTTCGAACGGCGAAGATTCATCTCGCCGGGGCCGGCGTTATCCTGTCCGTATTCTACTCGGTTCTGATTCTCCTCGGCGGGGCGACGACCGTCGCCTTGCTCGACAGCGGACTCGGCGTCGACGACCCCGACGCGGCGTTCCCGGTACTCATCACGGACTACGTCTCGACGGGAATCGGCGTCGTCATCATCCTCGCGGTGATGAGTGCCATTCTGTCGACGACCGATACCCGCTTGCACTCGACCGGAATTACGACGGCGCGAGACATCTACAGCTACTTCAAACCCGACGCCTCCGAGAGACGACTGATGCGGGTCTCGCGAGTCGCGACCGTCTTCTTCGGCGTTACGGCGACCGCTGCGGCGGTCAATCCGCCGGGAACGATCATCGAACTGTACCAACTTCGAGCCGTGTTGCTCACCAGCGCGTTCCTCCTGCCGGTCTACGTCGCGATCTACTGGACGGACCTCGACGGTCGAGCGGTCGTCACAGCGATAATCGGCGGCGCGGTGCTCGGGCTGGGAACGGACCTGGCGGGCGGCGGAATCGGCGCTATTCCGTCGACGTTCGTCGGCGTCGGTGTCGCGATCCTCATCCTCCTCGCCGGTCACTACCTCCTCTCGTCGTCCGACAAGGGGGGCGGGGTGGTCACGAACAACTGA
- a CDS encoding redox-regulated ATPase YchF encodes MSTSYRIGLVGKPSVGKSSFFNAATMNDVPEGAYPFTTIDPSVGEAYVRVDCAAPEFDEECTPSVGYCDHGTRFVPTKLVDVAGLIPGAHEGNGLGNQFLSDLNETDVLVHVVDFSGETDLEGEPTEGHDPRDDIAFLEEELDQWYLGVLEKGINRYESGYTTEEDAIEEELAEQMSAFKTNEDEIKRLVRRVDVGFEPEEWDADDRLELAREIRKETKPMVIAANKMDTPEAQANYEEITSDPEYEDLTVVPCSAHAEKALKSADQAGVVDYRPGDDDFEMLGDVSSEQEGGLEQIRDFLDEYGATGVQAALETALFDVLGVTPVFPGGANGLGNERGEVLPDCYLIPPNSTAEDFAYSLHSDIGDGFLHGIDCRTNRQLGKSYEVEPRDVIEVITTN; translated from the coding sequence ATGAGTACGAGTTACCGGATCGGACTGGTCGGCAAACCCTCCGTCGGCAAGTCCTCCTTTTTCAACGCAGCTACGATGAACGACGTTCCCGAAGGGGCGTACCCGTTCACGACGATCGATCCCAGCGTGGGCGAGGCCTACGTCCGCGTCGACTGTGCGGCCCCGGAGTTCGACGAAGAGTGTACCCCCAGCGTCGGCTACTGCGACCACGGCACCCGCTTCGTGCCGACGAAACTTGTCGACGTCGCCGGACTGATCCCCGGCGCACACGAGGGCAACGGGTTGGGAAACCAGTTCCTCTCCGACCTGAACGAAACCGACGTCCTCGTCCACGTCGTCGACTTCTCCGGCGAGACGGACCTAGAGGGGGAACCGACCGAGGGCCACGACCCACGCGACGATATCGCCTTCTTAGAGGAGGAACTCGACCAGTGGTATCTCGGCGTCCTCGAGAAGGGGATCAACCGCTACGAGTCGGGCTACACGACCGAAGAGGACGCCATCGAAGAAGAACTCGCCGAACAGATGAGCGCGTTCAAGACAAACGAGGACGAGATCAAGCGCCTCGTCCGACGCGTCGACGTCGGCTTCGAGCCCGAAGAGTGGGATGCGGACGACAGACTCGAACTCGCCCGCGAGATCCGCAAGGAGACCAAGCCGATGGTCATCGCGGCGAACAAGATGGACACGCCCGAAGCGCAGGCGAACTACGAGGAGATCACGAGCGACCCGGAGTACGAGGACCTGACGGTCGTCCCCTGCAGCGCCCACGCGGAAAAGGCCCTCAAGTCGGCCGATCAGGCCGGCGTCGTCGACTACCGACCCGGCGACGACGACTTCGAGATGCTGGGCGACGTCTCGAGCGAACAGGAGGGCGGACTCGAGCAGATTCGGGACTTCCTCGACGAGTACGGCGCAACGGGCGTACAGGCCGCCCTCGAGACCGCCCTCTTCGACGTGCTGGGTGTGACACCCGTTTTCCCCGGCGGCGCGAACGGGCTCGGAAACGAACGCGGCGAGGTGCTCCCCGACTGTTATCTGATCCCTCCCAACTCTACGGCGGAGGACTTCGCCTACAGCCTTCACTCCGACATCGGCGACGGGTTCCTCCACGGGATCGACTGCCGGACGAATCGCCAACTCGGCAAGAGCTACGAGGTCGAGCCCCGCGACGTGATCGAAGTGATCACGACGAACTGA
- a CDS encoding DUF7344 domain-containing protein — protein sequence MVPTNLSTHTSSVPSSATPAEASSTLSSDDVFHLLQTFRRRETIRYLLCKDGPVRMGDVAEHVAAQEHDTTVADLTSAQRQRVYIPLYQSHLPKLDKAGIIDYDKPRGIVRPTDDLQLFRPYLEAATKHSPETDVDHFGTETRNAQRYYVTALAASLGFLVASALGALELPGLTLGAIITSLFVLATVLDRAVAVRDVASRLHRR from the coding sequence ATGGTTCCCACAAACCTCTCCACCCATACCTCGTCTGTCCCCTCCAGTGCGACACCAGCCGAGGCATCATCGACGCTCTCCTCCGACGACGTGTTCCACCTCCTCCAGACCTTCCGACGACGGGAAACAATTCGTTACCTGCTGTGTAAAGACGGACCCGTCAGGATGGGTGACGTCGCTGAACACGTTGCGGCGCAAGAACACGATACGACCGTCGCCGACCTGACCTCGGCGCAACGCCAGCGCGTCTACATTCCGCTCTACCAGTCTCACCTCCCGAAACTCGATAAAGCGGGCATTATCGACTACGATAAACCCCGCGGAATCGTGCGACCCACCGACGATCTCCAGTTGTTCCGCCCGTATCTCGAGGCGGCGACGAAACACTCCCCGGAGACGGACGTCGATCACTTCGGCACCGAGACCCGGAACGCCCAGCGGTATTACGTCACGGCTCTCGCCGCGAGTCTCGGCTTCCTGGTCGCATCCGCGCTGGGAGCGCTCGAATTACCCGGCTTGACGCTCGGTGCAATCATCACGAGCCTGTTCGTCCTCGCGACGGTGCTGGACCGAGCGGTGGCCGTTCGGGACGTCGCGAGTCGCCTTCATCGACGATAA
- a CDS encoding carbon starvation CstA family protein — MAGVIWIVALVLTTFTVAYIGYGRYLSQFVGLDDSRETPAHKYQDGQEYVPAKKPVLLGHHYSSIAGGAPVVGPITAALVWGWVPAVLWVAIGNPLMGAVHDFVSLSSSLRHEGKSIGYIIGEYVGERGKDMLLWFAFLLTILVVAVFALVIGVVLNAFPSAATASLLYVTLAVIFGIWLYQLGLPFSMGTVVFVTGVFVSVWVGIQYPLAIVPGDYPDGTIVLFDSALFFPELLGSANIGAWVLAMLLYGAAASILPVWMLLQPRDYLSSFLLYTGVGGSLLAVIVGTFVTGMGSDAVHPDTGSQLSLDISTGAWYGFLGQGGPLAELIPLMPLFPLLFLTIACGTISGFHSLVSSGTTSKQLNKETDAKLIGYGGMLAEGLLAAVALCAVTVVAITPAETAGGIGLALPNFATGGGAILTSLGIPMEYAAPFMALVLASFLLTSMDTAVRLGRYMLEEIVGTPETPVEGYAANRYVNTSIIAVVAFFLLGSGRWEDLWTLFGGANQLLASLALLAGTVWLANWSKSKQLVSTGVPMALMGFITLVGLSWVGLYQILAGRLLGMTAEAETELIPQLSAVVQLVIIAVLIWLALSLFKIGYDNIQSARRTGDGVAAVSSDDD; from the coding sequence ATGGCAGGAGTGATTTGGATCGTGGCACTGGTGCTGACGACGTTTACCGTCGCGTACATCGGGTACGGACGGTATCTGTCGCAGTTCGTGGGGCTCGACGACAGTCGGGAGACACCAGCACACAAGTACCAAGACGGTCAGGAGTACGTTCCGGCGAAAAAGCCGGTACTACTGGGGCATCACTATTCGAGTATCGCGGGCGGCGCACCCGTCGTCGGCCCGATTACGGCCGCGCTGGTCTGGGGTTGGGTTCCGGCCGTGTTGTGGGTCGCGATCGGGAACCCGCTGATGGGTGCGGTTCACGACTTCGTTTCGCTGTCGAGCAGCCTTCGACACGAGGGGAAGTCGATCGGCTACATCATCGGCGAGTACGTGGGCGAGCGCGGCAAGGACATGTTGTTGTGGTTCGCGTTCCTGTTGACGATCCTCGTCGTGGCGGTATTCGCGCTCGTCATCGGGGTCGTACTGAACGCGTTCCCGTCGGCGGCGACCGCGAGTCTCCTGTACGTGACGCTCGCAGTCATCTTCGGGATCTGGCTGTACCAGCTGGGGCTTCCGTTCTCGATGGGGACGGTCGTCTTCGTCACTGGCGTCTTCGTGTCGGTCTGGGTCGGCATCCAGTACCCGCTCGCGATCGTTCCCGGCGACTACCCCGACGGAACGATCGTCCTGTTCGATTCGGCACTGTTCTTCCCGGAACTGCTCGGGAGCGCCAACATCGGCGCGTGGGTGCTGGCAATGCTCCTCTACGGCGCAGCGGCCAGCATCCTGCCGGTGTGGATGCTGTTGCAGCCGCGCGATTACCTCTCGTCGTTCCTCCTGTACACGGGGGTCGGTGGGAGCCTGCTGGCGGTCATCGTCGGCACCTTCGTCACCGGAATGGGAAGCGATGCGGTCCACCCCGATACCGGTTCGCAACTGAGCCTCGACATCTCGACCGGTGCCTGGTACGGGTTCCTCGGGCAGGGCGGTCCGCTCGCGGAACTCATTCCGCTCATGCCGTTGTTCCCGCTGTTGTTCCTCACCATCGCGTGCGGGACCATCAGCGGCTTCCACTCGCTCGTATCCTCGGGGACGACGTCCAAGCAGCTGAACAAGGAAACTGACGCCAAACTGATCGGTTACGGTGGCATGCTTGCCGAGGGACTGCTGGCAGCGGTCGCGCTCTGTGCGGTGACGGTGGTCGCGATTACGCCGGCGGAAACCGCCGGTGGAATCGGACTCGCGTTGCCTAACTTCGCGACCGGGGGCGGTGCGATCCTCACCAGTCTCGGTATTCCGATGGAGTACGCCGCACCGTTCATGGCGCTCGTGCTCGCGAGCTTCCTGCTGACGAGCATGGACACGGCGGTCCGTCTGGGCCGATACATGTTAGAGGAGATCGTCGGCACGCCGGAAACGCCGGTCGAGGGGTACGCGGCGAACCGCTACGTCAACACCTCGATCATCGCCGTCGTGGCGTTCTTCCTGCTCGGTAGCGGTCGATGGGAGGACCTCTGGACGCTGTTCGGCGGAGCGAACCAGCTGCTCGCGTCGCTCGCGCTGCTGGCCGGCACCGTCTGGTTGGCGAACTGGAGCAAGTCCAAGCAGCTGGTCTCCACCGGCGTACCGATGGCGCTGATGGGATTCATCACGCTCGTCGGGCTCAGCTGGGTCGGACTCTATCAGATCCTCGCTGGTCGGCTGCTCGGTATGACCGCTGAGGCCGAAACGGAGCTGATCCCGCAGCTGTCGGCCGTCGTCCAGCTCGTCATCATCGCCGTCCTCATCTGGTTGGCGCTATCGCTGTTCAAAATCGGTTACGACAACATACAGTCGGCCCGCAGAACGGGCGACGGCGTCGCGGCCGTCAGCTCCGACGACGACTGA
- a CDS encoding ArsA family ATPase, whose translation MTQFTFFGGKGGVGKTTVSSAYALECADAGLETLVVSTDPAHSTADVFDQEFGDDPRPVEGYDGLSAVEIDPEQEVRDHLTELRRQLNAQLSAAMVNEVDIQLEMAHQTPGAYEAALFDRFVEVMRNADAYDRVVFDTSPTGSTLRLLALPDLLERWIDRLMDKRERSIDLFEKAAIGNKEPRRVMDGDPILARLQERKERFEFAGEVLREDAAFYLVLNPDELSIRETSRSLETLAEANLPVRGLVVNRLTPEPEPREEGRGATYLRQRVETERDRLEHIQGEFDVPVVATIETRVEEVRGHILEDVAGDLEIAVTDGGPARTS comes from the coding sequence ATGACACAGTTTACGTTCTTCGGCGGGAAGGGCGGGGTCGGGAAGACCACCGTCTCCAGCGCCTACGCGCTCGAGTGCGCCGACGCGGGGCTCGAGACGCTCGTGGTTTCGACCGATCCGGCCCACAGCACCGCCGATGTCTTCGATCAGGAATTCGGCGACGACCCTCGTCCCGTCGAGGGGTACGACGGGCTCTCGGCCGTGGAGATCGACCCGGAGCAGGAGGTTCGAGACCACCTGACGGAGCTTCGACGACAGCTCAACGCCCAACTCAGCGCGGCGATGGTCAACGAGGTCGATATCCAACTCGAGATGGCCCACCAGACGCCGGGGGCCTACGAGGCCGCCCTGTTCGACCGGTTCGTCGAGGTGATGCGAAACGCCGACGCCTACGATCGAGTGGTCTTCGACACCTCGCCGACCGGTTCGACGCTTCGACTGCTCGCCCTCCCGGACCTGCTCGAGCGCTGGATCGATCGGCTGATGGACAAACGCGAGCGCAGCATCGATCTCTTCGAGAAGGCCGCGATCGGCAACAAGGAGCCCCGGCGGGTGATGGACGGCGATCCGATTCTCGCCCGCCTGCAAGAACGCAAGGAGCGCTTCGAGTTCGCCGGCGAGGTGCTCCGCGAGGACGCCGCTTTCTATCTCGTGTTGAACCCCGACGAGCTCTCGATCCGGGAGACGAGTCGCTCCCTCGAGACGCTCGCCGAGGCGAACTTGCCCGTTCGCGGGCTCGTCGTCAATCGCCTGACCCCCGAGCCGGAACCCCGCGAGGAGGGTCGCGGTGCGACCTACCTCCGCCAGCGGGTCGAGACCGAGCGGGATCGGCTCGAGCACATCCAAGGCGAGTTCGACGTTCCGGTCGTGGCGACGATCGAGACGCGCGTTGAGGAGGTTCGGGGGCACATTCTCGAGGACGTCGCGGGCGACCTCGAGATCGCGGTGACGGACGGCGGCCCAGCGCGCACGAGCTAA